The following DNA comes from Quercus robur chromosome 1, dhQueRobu3.1, whole genome shotgun sequence.
CAAAAGATGGATGTGGCTAACTTCCACCGGTTGAGCATGGGTCTCCTAATGATCACATTGTAAGACGAGGGGCAATCTACTATTAAGAAGTCTAACTGGCGTGTCAATTGCTTTGGGTAGGTCCCCACCGTCACTGTCAAAGTTACTATACCCTTGGGATATACTCTGTCCCCACTGAAACTGACAAGGGGGGAATCAAATGGGCATAGTCTCTCTGGATCTAGCTTTAGCTACTGGAAAGCGGGAAGGTAAATGATGTCTGCGGAGCTACCATTATCCACGAGGATCCTCTTAGTATTGAATCCTTCAATCGTGAGTGTTATGACCAAGGGGTCATTATGAGGCTGCTTCACTCCCCGTGCATTTTCCTCGTTGAAAGACATATCTTGGTTCGTTTTTCTCTGCTTGAATGGGGGTACCTTGTGGACTGTGTTCACTTGCCTCTGGCATGCTTTATTAAGGGATCTGAACGACCTGCCCGTGGTTGGCCCACCTGTGATCATCCTTATTTCCCCGATCATGGTTTGTGGTCGTTGAGACGTGTGATCCTCATCTCTGGGCGAGAACTCACGCTGGTTTTTATCATCGTCTCTAAACCTACTAGATTCTCCATTCTTCACATACTTCTGCAGTTTTCCTTTCCGTATCAATTCCTCTATCTGTTCCTTCAGGTCTCGGCAATCTTCTGTATAGTGACCTTGATCCTTGTGGAATCAGTAGTACTTCTTCTTGTCTCAGACGTTAGGGGACGAATGTAATGGCCTTGGCCATTTGAGGTAATGCTCATCCTTAATATGCgccaaaattttgtcaacaggcataactaaAGGAGTGAATTTTACCATTCGAAGAGTTTTTTCGTCTTTCCATTTACTCCCGTCGATGGTTCGGCGATCTGGACGCTCCCTTTTTTGTCCTCTATGATCATcctccttctttcctttgtttgttGGCTTCTCTTCGTCTCTTATGGTGGCTAGTGCttcttcagcattcatgtacttttgtgccttcaggagcatctcTGCCATCGTCTTAGGAGGATTCTTCACGAATGACATCACGAACTCTCTAGACTTCAGCCCTGCCTTAAAGGTCGTCAACTGCACTTTGTTGTCAGCTTCATCTACTTCCAAGGTCTCCCTCGTGAATCATTTCACGTACGACCTAAGGGTTTCTTTCTCTCCTTGTCTA
Coding sequences within:
- the LOC126699430 gene encoding uncharacterized protein LOC126699430 translates to MAEMLLKAQKYMNAEEALATIRDEEKPTNKGKKEDDHRGQKRERPDRRTIDGSKWKDEKTLRMDQGHYTEDCRDLKEQIEELIRKGKLQKYVKNGESSRFRDDDKNQREFSPRDEDHTSQRPQTMIGEIRMITGGPTTGRSFRSLNKACQRQVNTVHKVPPFKQRKTNQDMSFNEENARGVKQPHNDPLVITLTIEGFNTKRILVDNGSSADIIYLPAFHFSGDRVYPKGIVTLTVTVGTYPKQLTRQLDFLIVDCPSSYNVIIRRPMLNRWKLATSIFCLKVKFPTENGVGEVKGDQVLARECYQVVLAIKENHTWMIEEKEEDKVETLETMELVEGKATNTTKIGTS